The segment TGCGGTATGTCAACCAAAGATTTTATCTTATTCCGATAAAAGATATTTTGAATATGCGGGTGCTGCGGGAGGGTTTATAGATATATTAGGATATACATTCTGTAGGGGTCGTATTTTTGATACTATTGAGGAAGATTTTCACCAATACGATGATGATGCGGAAATATTTTGGGCATCAGGAGCTTGTTTTTGCATCCGTGCTTCGGATTTTCATTCAGAAAAGGGATTCGATGAGTTTTTTTTTGCCCACATGGAAGAAGTAGACCTCTGCTGGCGGCTCAAAAGAAAAGGAAAAAAGATATTGTATACTTCAAAATCGGTAGTATACCACTTAGGAGGTGGCACTTTGGGAACAATGCACGAAAAAAAAACATACCTCAATTTTAGAAATAATTATTGTATGCTTCTAAAAAATGAAGATGCTCTCTCTTTATTCTGTAAACTTATAGTCCGAATCCCGCTTGATTGGATTGCAGGAATAATACTCGCTTTCAAAAAAAACAAAAAACACTTTTGGGCGGTTATGAGAGCTCAAAAATCATTATTAAAACATTTTAAAATGATGAGAGATAAGTATAAAAAAACTCAATATTCCCCCTTGTTGTACAACAAATCCATCATAATAGAATATTACCTTTTAAATAGATTGTTTTTTAAAATGAGAAATAGGTAATTTTTTATTTCTTCAAAGAAGCCATGTCTAATACAAATCTATAACGAACATCGCTTGTTAAGAGGCGTTCATAAGCAGTGTTTATTTGGTCTCCGTTTATGAGTTCTATATCAGAGGTAATATTGTGTTTGCCACAAAAATCTAACATTTCTTGTGTTTCTTGTATTCCACCAATCAAAGATCCTGAAAAACTTTTCCTTCCCATAATAAGGCTAAAAGAAACAACCGGTAAAGGATCTAAAGGGGCACCCACTAAAACCATGTTTCCATTTACTTTTAAAAGGCGGAGATACATATTTACATCATGGGGAGCAGAAACAGTATCTAATATAAAATGAAACGTATTATGATATTTACTTATTTGTTCTGCATCTGTAGATAACAAAACATTATCAGCACCTAATCGTTTTGCATCTGAAACTTTAGAAACAGTAGTAGTAATAACTGTCACTTCAGCACCCATTGCTTTTGCAATTTTTACACCTATGTGTCCTAAACCACCAATACCTACTATTGCAATTTTTTTTCCAAAACCTACTTTCCAATGTTTCAAAGGGGAATATGTCGTTATTCCCGCACAGAGTAATGGAGCGGCTCCAGCTAAATTAAGGTTCACAGGAACTCTTAATACATAATTTTCATCTACAGTAATACTTTCAGAATATCCTCCATAAGTAGATATAGTCAAGTGTGTATCGAAAGAATTATAAGTAAAAGTACCTCCTTTTTCACAAAATTGTTCCAAGCCTTCTTTGCAGTTATCACAATCTCTACAAGAATCTACCATACAACCGACGGATACAATATCACCTACAAAAAATTTAGTTACCCTATTACCTATGCTACTGACCTTACCGACAATTTCATGACCCGGCACAACGGGATACACAGTATTTTTCCATTCGTTTCTTGCGGTATGAAGGTCAGAATGACAAATCCCGCAGTAGAGTATTTCTATTTCTACGTCGTGTGAGGCAACTGATCTTCTTAGAATGGTGATAGGTTCTAAAGGTTTCTCTGCACTATATGTACCTAAAGCTTGTACCTCTTTCATACATAATTATTGAACATCATCATATAAAAATATTTTCTTAAAAAATGTTGGCTCACAAGGATTCGAACCTTGAAAAACAGAACCAAAATCTGTTGTGTTACCATTACACCATGAGCCAATCGTATTATCATCTGTTTTTTTCTTCTTACAAGATAATTTTCACAATATATATTTTTTTTTTCATGTATTCTATTTTATACATTTTTTATTGCTTTTCATCTCTTTTTTTATTATAAATTCTCATTTATAATAAAAAATAGACGTGAAGGTGTTTATCTAAAGTATAAATAGGAGTACTTTTTGACATTTGTCATAAAATATGCTTTCATTTAAAGCCCAAGTGATTTTTAAAGTTATACCAATTATAACAATGTATTTACTAACTCACCTTATGCAAAAATTATATTCAAAAAGTGTATTTTAATATTTAAAATGCTAAAGGTATGATATTTTATTATATTCTTGCCTAAAGTAAATTTATATCTATCAATTATATGATACAACAAGAACCATTATCGCAGGGAAAGAATGCTACCATTTTCAATTCTATTTTAGATACCATAGGAAATACACCTTTGGTAAGATTGAACAAAGTAACGCAAAAGGTAAGAGGAAATATATTAGCAAAGGTAGAGTATTTTAATCCGGGAAATTCTGTAAAAGACAGAATGGCAATACGGATGATAGAGGAAGCGGAAAGGTCGGGTGTGCTAAAACCCGGGGGTACTATTATAGAAAGCACTTCAGGAAATACGGGAATGGGAATAGCAATAGCATCGGCGGTAAAAGGATATAAATGTATCTTTACAATGGCAGATAAGCAGAGTCAAGAGAAGATAAATATACTTAGGTCTGTTGGTGCGGAGGTGGTGGTATGTCCTACCAATGTATCACCTGAGGATCCCCGTTCTTATTATTCTATGGCAAGAAAATTTAATGCTGAAATTCCCAATTCCTTTTATACAAATCAATATGATAATATGGCTAATTCGCTTGCTCATTATGAAACGACCGGTCCAGAAATTTGGGAACAAACAGGAGGGAGTGTTACTCATTATGTTGCTTGTGTTGGCACGGGAGGGACTCTTTGTGGGGCAGCTCAATTTTTGCGAGAAAAGAACAAAAATATCTCTGTAATAGGTATCGACACGTACGGGTCTGTGTTTAAAAAATATAAAGAAACGGGTATCTTTGATGAAAACGAGATTTACCCCTATCTAACAGAGGGATTTGGTGAGGATATCCTGCCCAAGAATGTAAATTTTAACATCATAGATAGTTTTATAAAAGTGACAGATAAAGATGCGGCATTGATGGCGAGAAGATTGTCGAAGGAAGAAGGACTTTTTGTGGGATGGTCAAGCGGCTCGGTGGTTCATGGAGCTTTAGAATATGCGGAAACTCATATGAAAGACACGGATACTATGGTGGTTCTATTGCCCGACCATGGCACAAGGTATATACATAAAATATACAGTGATAATTGGATGAAAGACCATGGATTTTTAGATGCTCGGATGAAAATTACTGCTCAAGACATCATTTTGAATAGAAAAACCGACAAACATATCACTACTATACAAAAATCGAATACGGTTGCTTTTGCTATTTCTCTTTTTAATAAAGAGGGATTTTCACAAATTCCTGTTATGGATAATGGGCAAATAGTAGGCAGCATAACAGAAACGAAGCTTTTGAATAAGTTTATCAATAATCCTGAGATAAAAAAACTGACAGTAGGTGAGATAATGGATCCTCCTTTTCAATTTGTGGGTCTAAACACTACAGTAGATGTTTTGGCATCTCTTATAAACAAAGACACAAAAGCTCTCTTAGTGAGAGATATAAAAGAGGATATATACATAATAACGGAACATGATATACTCTTGGCTCTTATGTAAAGAAGTGAGGGCTGTTTTTTATCGTATAGTGTAAAAATTTAAATATTAAAAGTTTTCTTACAGACGCTACTTAGGTGTATTCTTTTTCTGCTATTATTGTTTCAAAAATTTCTAAGAGATGATTTGAATCTTTTGCTTGCATGAGGTTGTTTTTATATGTCTTGAAATGAGAAATATTCTTAAAATAATGAGCGTAGTGCTTTCTCATTTCTAAAATTCCCAATGATTCTCCTTTCCAACGGATAGAAAAAAATAAATGTTTTTTTGCTACCTCTACTCGTTCTTGAAGAGTTGGAGGGGGAAGGATGGTTTGGGTAAGAAAAAAATGTTTTATTTCTCGGAATATCCATGGATAACCAATGCTTGCTCTTCCTATCATTATTCCATCTACTCCATATTTATTTTTATATTCTAATGTTTTTTTGGGGGAATCTATATCTCCGTTTCCAAAGATGGGGATATGTATTTTTTTATTTTCTTTCACACGGGCAATATAACTCCAATCCGCTTCTCCTTTATACATTTGAGAACGGGTTCTTGCATGGATAGTTATGGCTTGCACTCCAATATCTTGCATTTTTTCTACTACTTCTAATATATTAATACTTTTTTCATCCCAGCCGAGACGTGTTTTAATAGTTACAGGTTTGTTTGTAGATTGTATTACTGATTTGGTAAGTTTTACCATAAGAGGAATGTCTTTTAGAACCCCTGCTCCAGCTCCTTTACATACTACTTTCTTTACGGGGCAACCAAAATTTATATCTATAAAATCAGGATTAGTTACCTCTACTATTTTCGTTGCCAAAGCCATTGCTTCCTCGTCTCCGCCAAATATTTGAATTCCAAAAGGACGTTCATTTTCTGAAAAATCCAATTTTTTTTTGCTTTTAAAAGCATCGCGTATCAACCCTTCGCTGCTAATAAATTCAGAATACAAAACATCTGCTCCGTTTTCTTTGCATA is part of the Chitinophagaceae bacterium genome and harbors:
- a CDS encoding NAD(P)-dependent alcohol dehydrogenase produces the protein MKEVQALGTYSAEKPLEPITILRRSVASHDVEIEILYCGICHSDLHTARNEWKNTVYPVVPGHEIVGKVSSIGNRVTKFFVGDIVSVGCMVDSCRDCDNCKEGLEQFCEKGGTFTYNSFDTHLTISTYGGYSESITVDENYVLRVPVNLNLAGAAPLLCAGITTYSPLKHWKVGFGKKIAIVGIGGLGHIGVKIAKAMGAEVTVITTTVSKVSDAKRLGADNVLLSTDAEQISKYHNTFHFILDTVSAPHDVNMYLRLLKVNGNMVLVGAPLDPLPVVSFSLIMGRKSFSGSLIGGIQETQEMLDFCGKHNITSDIELINGDQINTAYERLLTSDVRYRFVLDMASLKK
- a CDS encoding glycosyltransferase family 2 protein, coding for MKHTIAIVILNYNTKKLLQTFIPSVVRFSPKNSIFVIDNGSTDDSVHFLKEHYPDIHIISLLENKGFAGGYNEGLQEIPAEYYILLNSDVEVTTDWTHFLLKIMQSDTNIAVCQPKILSYSDKRYFEYAGAAGGFIDILGYTFCRGRIFDTIEEDFHQYDDDAEIFWASGACFCIRASDFHSEKGFDEFFFAHMEEVDLCWRLKRKGKKILYTSKSVVYHLGGGTLGTMHEKKTYLNFRNNYCMLLKNEDALSLFCKLIVRIPLDWIAGIILAFKKNKKHFWAVMRAQKSLLKHFKMMRDKYKKTQYSPLLYNKSIIIEYYLLNRLFFKMRNR
- a CDS encoding pyridoxal-phosphate dependent enzyme encodes the protein MIQQEPLSQGKNATIFNSILDTIGNTPLVRLNKVTQKVRGNILAKVEYFNPGNSVKDRMAIRMIEEAERSGVLKPGGTIIESTSGNTGMGIAIASAVKGYKCIFTMADKQSQEKINILRSVGAEVVVCPTNVSPEDPRSYYSMARKFNAEIPNSFYTNQYDNMANSLAHYETTGPEIWEQTGGSVTHYVACVGTGGTLCGAAQFLREKNKNISVIGIDTYGSVFKKYKETGIFDENEIYPYLTEGFGEDILPKNVNFNIIDSFIKVTDKDAALMARRLSKEEGLFVGWSSGSVVHGALEYAETHMKDTDTMVVLLPDHGTRYIHKIYSDNWMKDHGFLDARMKITAQDIILNRKTDKHITTIQKSNTVAFAISLFNKEGFSQIPVMDNGQIVGSITETKLLNKFINNPEIKKLTVGEIMDPPFQFVGLNTTVDVLASLINKDTKALLVRDIKEDIYIITEHDILLALM
- the dusB gene encoding tRNA dihydrouridine synthase DusB codes for the protein MVKIGNVEIGVFPLLLAPMEDVSDPPFRSVCKENGADVLYSEFISSEGLIRDAFKSKKKLDFSENERPFGIQIFGGDEEAMALATKIVEVTNPDFIDINFGCPVKKVVCKGAGAGVLKDIPLMVKLTKSVIQSTNKPVTIKTRLGWDEKSINILEVVEKMQDIGVQAITIHARTRSQMYKGEADWSYIARVKENKKIHIPIFGNGDIDSPKKTLEYKNKYGVDGIMIGRASIGYPWIFREIKHFFLTQTILPPPTLQERVEVAKKHLFFSIRWKGESLGILEMRKHYAHYFKNISHFKTYKNNLMQAKDSNHLLEIFETIIAEKEYT